GCCAGCCCGCCAGCCGCGCCGCATCCTCGCCGCCATGACCCAGCCCGCCGAACCCCTCGATCCGGTAAAGCTCGCCGCCGCGATCGTGATCGGCACCTTGTTCCTTGCCGTGCCCTTCTCGATCTTCGGGATGCTCGCCACTTATGGCGACCCCAATATGCTCGAGCTCGGCTTGCGCGTCGGGATTAGCAGCGCCAGTTCCGCGCTCGTCCTGACCGGGATCGTCATGCCCTTTGCGATGCAGCGCCTGCGCGATCCGGCGCTGCGGCTGGTCCGCTGGCTCTCGGCCGGCCTCACCGCCGGCATCGCGGGTGCCGGGCTGCAGTCGGTCCTGCTCGTGATCGGCTATTACGGCTGGATGCCGGACATGGGGCCGCAGATCGCCGTCGCGCTCGGCGTGAGTTCGGCCGCCGGCATCGTCGCCGCCTTCGCCGCCTGGGTAGTGCTCAAGCTCTGGGTCCGGCGCTGACATGGCGGCGGTGATCGTCGATCCGGCCAAGGTCCGCGAATTCGCGGATGCGGCGGCCTTTTACGACTGGCTGGGCAAGCATCACGCCAGCGAGGACGAAGTCTGGATCAAGATCCACAAGGTCGCCTCGGGCCTCGAATCGATCACGCCGAAGGAAGCGATCGACGTCGTGCTGTGCTGGGGCTGGATCGACGCGATCCGCAAGAGCCTTGACGAAAGAAGCTTCCTCCAGCGCTACACGCCGCGCACGCGCAAGAGCATCTGGAGCAAGATCAACATCGACAATGTCGCCCGGCTCATCGCCGAGGGCCGCATGACCGAGCATGGCCTGCGCGAAGTCGATGCCGCCAAGGCCGATGGTCGCTGGGACCGCGCCTATGGCAGCGGCAAGGACATGAAGATCCCCGACGACCTTCAGGCCGCAATCGATGGCGTGCCGGAGGCAAAGGCGATGCTGGCTAAACTCACCGAACAGAACCGGTTCGCCCTCGCCTTCCGCACCCACAATATGAAGACCGAGGCGGGCCGGAAGAAGAAGATCGAGAGCTTCGTCGAGATGCTCCGGCGCGGCGAGACGATCTACCCGCAAAAGGCGCGGTAGGATGCGGCCGATCCTTATAGCGTGTGCAGCACTGCTTCTGGCCAACCTGACGCCGGCCTGTGCGCAATCCACCATAGTACGAGCCGCTGGCGGCGACCGCACGTCGCTCGGCGTGGGTGACATCGTACCACTCTCCCCTTCGTCCGCCGAAAAGATCGCGCAGATAAAGCTGGTCGAGCACCCCGGCTATCGCACCCCGCTCCACGTCCATGAACGGACAGACGAGAGCTTCTATGTGCTGGCGGGCAGCCTCACCTTTCACGCGGACGGCAGGACGATCACGCTCGGGCCGGGCGATTATGTCTTCATCCCGCGCGGAACGCCGCATGCGCAGGGCAATCTGACCGCGTCCGACACGGTCCTGCTGACGACGTTGGTCCCGGGCGACTTCGCCGCCTTCTTCCGCGCCCGCGCCGAACTCGTGCGGACGGCGCCGCCCGAGCATCCCGATTACGGCGCGAGGATGCGGGCGCTGGGGAAGGACCATGACATCAAGCTGCTCGGCCCCACGCCTTTCTGAGCACCGATCCTAGGCCATGTCCTGATTGTGCAGGACATGAACCCCCGGCGCGCCCGCGATTGCCGCTTCGATCAGGCAAGCCGCTACCGCGCCAGCCGGGCTGACCCGCAACCGGCGCGGCAGCAAGGGCGCCAGAATCCGGAACCCGATCTGCGCCATGCGCTCGCCTGCACGCGCCGGCTCGCGAAGCCCGCCCAATACGCTGGGACGAAGGATCGTCAGCGACGGATAATCGAGCTGCCTGACCGCGACCTCCAATTCGCCCTTGGTGCGCGGATAGAGCAGCCGCGAGCGCGGATCGGCGCCAAGCGATGACGTCAGCGCAAAGCGCGTCGCGCCATGAGCACGCGCCAGCCGCGCCATCGCGAGGGGATAGTCATAATCGACCGCGCGAAACGCCGCCGCCGACCCGGCCACCGCCCGCGTCGTCCCCAGCGCGCAGATCACGCCATCGACGCGCCACCACGCCGCCGAATCGGGCAGATCGGAGAAATCGACGACGACATTCTCCAGCTTCTCATGCGGCGCGATCGGCCGCCGCGTCGGCGCGATCACCTGCGTCACCCGCGAATCGGCCAGCGCCCGTTCCAGCGCCAGCTTCCCGACAAGGCCGGTCGCGCCGGCGATCAGCAATCTGGTCATGCGTCCGAACCGTAAATGTCGATATCAAGCAGGAGGCCGCGTTCACCCATTCGAGCCAGCGTATCGGATCGCAGCGTCAGGCCCTCGTTCCCGCTCGCGAGAAACAGGCCACAAAAGATCCGCCCGCGAAACCGCTCCGAGAAGGAGCGCCATGCGGTGAAATTGTCAGACAGGCGGTCGAGAAGATCGTTGATCTGGCCATCCAGATCCCCCGGCTCACATCGCTGCCCCTCGATGCGCCAATATCCTCGCGCTGCCAGCTTCTCCGTCCCGGAAGCGGTCTTCCACAGGCCGCCTTTACGCACACCGACGTCCGGCTCGGCGCCCAGCGCCGCCGTTATTTCGGCGGGGTTGAGATCATCCCCAAAGAAGCCGATTGAAGCAGCAGATTTGTGTAGCGCACCCATTTGCCTTCAATCGCACGATTTCCACGGGAAAGCACACCGGCTGCAAGCCGCCAGTTGTTGTCGTGACGGATCGAAACGATCCGTTCCCGCCCGAAGGCAACGGACAACGATATCGATTGCAAACACGGCCGCCGAAGGTGCCGGAGCACATGCAATATTGTGTTTGCAATCGATACGGCTGCCAAAAACAAAAAGGCCGGAGGTTTCCCCCCGGCCCCTTGTTTCATCGTTCAGCTGAAAGATCAGCTGCCCGGCGTCAGGTTCACTGCCGCGTACTTGCCGCGACGGTCCACCTCGAGCTCGAACTCGAGCCGGTCGCCTTCGTTGAGCGTCGGCATGCCGGCGCGCTCGACGGCGCTGATGTGAACGAACGCGTCGGGCTGGCCATCGTCGCGCTGAATGAAGCCGAAGCCCTTCATCGCGTTGAAGAACTTGACCGTGCCGGTCGCCTTCTCACCCGTCAGCTGGCGCTGCGGACCACCGGCGCCACCGCGCGGGGCACCCGGACCGGCGTCACGGTCGCGCGGCGGACCGCGATCTTCGACCGGAAGCGGCTCGCCATCGATCTTCAGTTCGGTGGCCGAGATACGGCCGCCGCGATCGACGAGGGTGAAGCCCATCGGCTGACCTTCGGCCAGACCGGTCAGGCCAGCCTGCTCGACTGCCGAAATGTGAACGAACACGTCCTCGCCGCCGTCATCGCGGACGACGAAGCCGAAGCCCTTCTGGGCGTTGAAGAACTTGACCACGCCGGTCGCTTCGCCAACGACCTGGGGGGGCATGCCGCCGCCACCGCCGCCGCCGCCGCGGAAACCACCGCCGCCGCCGCCGCCGAAGCCGCCGCCACCACCGCCACCGCGATAGCCGCCGCCACCGCCGCCGCCGCCACCGCCGAAGCGATCGCCGCCGCCGCCGAAGCCGCCCCGATCACCGCCGCCGAAGCCGCCGCGATCCGAATAACCACCGTAGCTGTCGTCGCCGAAACCGTCGCGCTTGTCTCTGCCGCGCCCGCCGCGATCCCCACGGCGCCCTCTATCGAAACTCATGCCCTGTTCGTCTTCCCGGTTCGCCCTAAGTACCATCGAAACCCAAGCGCCGGACGAGAACGCAGGTCTTCGCGCACCCAAAATGAGATGCGGCTAGAATCGCTAATAGCCCAAAACCGGACAGGGCGCGAACGAAATTCGTCTTGATTGCGGCAGAAACTCGTTTCGCTTCTTGCCGATACGCTGCGCTCACGGCACATCAGGGCTTATGGACAGTCTTTTCGAGCTTCTCGCCAGCCCCGCAGCATGGGCTGCGCTCGTCACCCTGATCGTGATGGAGGTGGTGCTCGGGATCGACAATCTGATCTTCATCTCGATCCTCTCGAACAAGCTTCCGCCCGAGCAGCGCCAGAAAGCGCGGCGCATCGGCATCAGCCTCGCGCTGGTGATGCGCCTCGGCCTGCTGACCATGATCGCGTGGATCGTCGGCCTCACCGCCCCGGTCTTCGACCTCGGCATCACCGGCCCGATGGGCGCGCATGGCGAAGTGGCGTTCGAGACCCAGTTCTCGTGGCGCGATCTGATCCTGATCGCCGGCGGCCTGTTCCTGGTGTGGAAGGCGACCAAGGAAATCCACCATTCGGTCGACACCAGCGACAGCGGCGAACTGCTCGACAAGGACAAGGGCAGCCAGGTCGGCCTGAACTTCACCTCGGCGATCGTCCAGATCCTGCTGCTCGACATCGTCTTCTCGGTCGATTCGATCCTCACCGCGGTGGGCATGACCGAGCATGTCGAGATCATGTACATCGCCGTGATCGTCGCGGTGCTGACGATGCTGCTCGCCGCCGATCCGCTGGCGAACTTCATCAACGGCAACCCCACGGTGGTGATGCTCGCGCTCGGCTTCCTGCTGATGATCGGCATGGTGCTGATCGCCGAAGGCTTCGGCGCGCATATCCCCAAGGGCTATATCTACACCGCGATGGCCTTCTCGGCGGGTGTCGAATGCCTCAACATCTGGTCGCGCCGGTCGAAGGCAAAGAAGGAAGCGGCGGCGAAGGATGCGGGCAACCATTGAGCCTTGGGGCATTGAGCCTCGGGACGAACGGGACTAGGCGCAGGCGATGACTGTGCATTTTCACGAAGAAGACATTCCCGAAGGCCTGTTCGCTCCGGGCGCCTCGATCGCCGTCGATACCGAAACGATGGGCCTGATCACCATGCGCGACCGGCTGTGCGTCGTGCAGCTGTCCGATGGTTCGGGGGACGAGCATCTCGTCCGCTTCGGCCCGCATTCGACCTATGACGCGCCGAATCTGCGCGCCGTCCTGTCCGATCCCGAGCGGCTGAAGCTCTATCACTTCGCCCGCTTCGATCTCGCGGCGATCCGCTTCTATCTCGGCGTCACCGCCGGGCCGGTCTATTGCACCAAGATCGCGTCGCGGCTGGTCCGCACCTATACCGATCGCCACGGCCTGAAGGACCTCGCCCGCGAGCTGGTCGGCGCCGAGATTTCGAAGCAGCAGCAATCGTCCGACTGGGGCGGCCCCGAACTTTCCGACGCCCAGCGTGAATACGCAGCGTCCGACGTGCGTTACCTGCACGGCATGAAGGAAGAACTCGACAAGCGCCTCGAACGCGAAGGCCGGACCGAACTGGCCCAGGCCTGTTTCGAATTCCTGCCCTTCCGCGCCGAACTCGATCTCGCCGGCTGGCCCGAAACGGATATTTTCGCGCATGTCTGAGGTGGCGGACCGCCTCCAGTCGCAACGGCGGGCCTGGGCGCATCCCGGGTCGAGCCACGACAAGATGGTGCGCGGTGCGCTTTACGTCCTGCCGGTGATCATCGGCGTCCTTTCCGCCTTCCTCGTCCTGTCGCCTTTGTTCTCCGGCGGCGACGTCAGCTTCGTGCTCGACAAGAACAAGGTCGATGTCGCCAGCGAGCGGCTGCGCATCCAGGCCGCCGAATATCGCGGCGAGGACGCCAAGGGTCAGGCGTTCAAGCTGACCGCCGGCAGCGCGGTGCAGAAAAGCTCGGCCGAGCCGATCGTCCAGCTGAACGATCTCGCGGCCCAGATCGCCTTTCCTGAGGGGCCGGCCAATCTGCGCGCGGACAAGGGCCGTTACGACATGGCGCGCGATCAGGTCGCGGTCGACGGCCCGGTCAGTTTCAAGACCAGCGACGGCTATACCCTTGAAACCCACGATGCGACTGTCGATCTGAAGACCCGGCGGATGCAGAGCGGCGGCGCGGTGACGGGACGCACCCCGATGGGCGTGTTCAGCGGCAACAAGCTCACCGCCGACCTGGAACAACGAACCGTCCGGATCGACGGCAATGCCCGCTTGCGGATCTACCCCAAGCGCGCGAATAGGCAGAAATGATGCGCGCTTTCGCCCTGCTCCCGTTCGGATTTTCGCTGACGCTGGCGATGACGCTCACCGCGTCCGTTCCCGCGGCGGCGCAGACCCGGCACGATTCGAGCGCGCCGATCGACTTCGCTTCGGATCATTTCGAACTGCAGGATCGCCAGAACCGCGTCCTGCTGACCGGCAATGTCCGCATCACCCAGGCCGAGATGACGCTTACCGCGGCCCGGACGACGGTCACCTATACCGGCCAGATCACCGACGGATCGCCGTCGGTCTCGCGCCTCGATGCATCGGGCGGCGTCACCGTTTCCCGGCCGGATCAGAGCGCGCGCGGCCAATATGCGGTCTATGACCTCAATCGCCGGGTCATCACCATGCTCGGCGGCGTCACGCTGCGGCAGGGTCCGAACGTGATCCAGGGCGCGCGACTGTCGATCAACCTCGATTCCGGCCGCGCGACGATCGACGGCTCGGGCGTCGGCGGATCGGCGACGCCGGGCAGCGGCGTCCAGAATCAGGGCGGTCGCGTCACCGGCCGATTCTCGGTGCCCAAGCGCGCGAACGACGCGCCAGCGACTCCCGCACCCAAGCAATAATCCCGGTTTTTCCTCGGATCGGCGCGCAGGGCCTTCCCTTGCGCGCCATTCTCATGCACGAATCCTGCCAACCGGCCTTTCGCTAAGGCTCCGCTAACCCGTCAAGTCCATCAGAGGACCTGTATGACCGACGTTGCCAGCCTTGAAACGCCGATCGCCGACGTGGTGCCGCCGCCCGAAAAGGGGCTGGCGGTCGTCTCGATCGCCAAGTCCTATGACAAGCGCGTGGTGCTTACCGATGTTTCGATGTCGGTCGCCCGCGGCGAAGTCGTCGGCCTGCTCGGCCCGAACGGCGCGGGCAAGACCACCAGCTTCTATTCGGTCATGGGCCTGGTGAAGCCCGATTCGGGCCGCATCATGCTGGATGGCGAGGATATCACCGCGCTGCCGATGTATCGCCGCTCGATCCTGGGTCTCGGCTATCTTCCGCAGGAAACCTCGATCTTCCGCGGCCTCAGCGTCGAAAAGAACATCCTCGCGGTGCTCGAGCTCGCCGAGCCGGACAAGAGCGCGCGCCAGCGCCGGCTCGATCAGCTGCTCGAGGAATTCGGCCTCACCCGCCTGCGCGATGCGCCCGCGATGGCGCTGTCGGGCGGCGAGCGCCGCCGCGCCGAGATCGCCCGCGCGCTGGCCGCCGATCCGACGATCATGCTGCTCGACGAGCCGTTCGCGGGCATCGATCCGCTGTCGATCGCCGACATCCGCGACCTGATCAAACAGCTCAAGCAGCGCGACATCGGCGTGCTGATCACCGATCACAATGTCCGCGAAACGCTCGACATCGTCGATCGCGGCTACATCATCTATGACGGCCGTGTGCTGTTCGCGGGCGCGCCGGACGATCTGGTGAAGGACGAGAATGTCCGTCGCCTCTATCTCGGCGAGAGCTTCGAGCTGTAGTCTGCGATGGGGCAACACCCTCTCACCGTTCGTGCTGAGCTTGTCGAAGCACCGTTCTTTCTTCTCCGAAGGTTCGAGAAGGAAGAGCGGCCCTTCGACAAGCTCAGGGCGAATGGAGGCTGGAGGGTAGCTTCGTGAGCCTCGCCCCGCGTCTGGACCTTCGCCAGTCGCAATCGCTGGTGATGACGCCACAGCTCCAGCAGGCGATCAAGCTGCTGGCGTTGTCGAACCTCGAGATCGAGACCTTCATCGCCGAGGAGATCGAAAAGAACCCGCTGCTCGAATCGCAGAGCGGCGACGATGACGGCCCGCGCGAGCGCGATGGCGACGTTGCCGCCGAACTCGCCGCCGAGCGCGAGCAGGATTTCGATGGCGACTTCGATGGCGATTTCGCAGGCGGCGACGCCCTGCCCGACGCCAGCCAGCTGCTCTCGACCGGCGGCGATGCCAATGGCGAAGCTGCGCTCGACGTCGATTTCACTGCCGAGACCTTCCACCATGACAGCGCGGCCGATTCGATCGGCGGGCTCGATGGCGGCCTCGGCATGGCCGGCACCGGCGGCGGCGGATCGGAAGACGGTCCGGATTTCGACAATTTCACCGATACCAGCCTGAGCCTCGCCGATCACTTGCTCACCCAGGCGGGCCAGAGCGTTTCGGGCATCGACCAGTTCATCGCCGCGCACCTGATCGATCAGATCGACGAGACCGGCTATCTCACCGTATCGCTGCTCGAAATCGCCAATCGGCTCAACGTGCCGCTCGCGCGCGTCGAGGACGTGCTGGCGACGATCCAGACCTTCGACCCCACCGGCGTCGGCGCACGCAATCTCGCCGAATGCATCGCGCTGCAGGCGAAGGAAGCCGATCGCTACGATCCGTGCATGGCGCGGCTGATCGACAATCTCGAACTGGTCGCGCGCGGCGACATCGCCCGCCTCCGGCGCATCTGCAATGTGGATGACGAGGATATGGCGGACATGATCCGCGAGCTGCGCAATTACGATCCCAAGCCCGGCCTGCGCTATGGCGGCGAACCCACGCTGGCGGTCACCCCCGACATCTTCGTGGCGAAGCGCGCGGGCGGCTGGGCGGTCGAGATCAATGCCGCCACCCTGCCCCGCGTGCTGGTCAACCGCGCTTATTATGTCGAGGTGTCGGCCGGCCCGCAGGACAAGAACAGCAAGGCCTGGCTGTCCGACATGCTCGCCAGCGCCAATTGGCTGGTGAAGGCGCTCGACCAGCGCCAGCGGACGATCATCAAGGTCGCCAGCGAGATCGTGAAGCAGCAGGAAGCCTTCTTCCTCCACGGCGTCGCGCATCTCAAGCCGATGACGCTGCGTCAGGTCGCCGAAGTGATCGAGATGCACGAATCGACCGTCAGCCGCGTGACGTCGAACAAGTATCTCAGCTGCGCGCGCGGCCTGTTCGAGCTGAAATATTTCTTCACCAGCGCGATCCAGTCGTCCGACGGCGGCGAGGCGGTGTCGGCCAATGCCGTGAAGGACGCGATTCGGACGCTGATCGCGGCCGAGAGCGCCAAGGCGATCCTGTCCGACGACACGCTCGTCGAGATGCTCAACGCCAAGGGTTTCGATATCGCCCGGCGCACCGTCGCCAAATATCGCGAGGCGATGGGCATCGGCAGCTCGGTCCAGCGGCGGCGGCAAAAGGCGCTGGAAGGCGTCGGCTGATTCGTTTTCGGCTTCGCTGAGGCAGCCCGCACCGCCTCGTTTCAGCTTCTCCGAAACGACCAGAAACACCCAACAATCGCGTCGGGACAATTACTTACAACTTCAATCGATTTGTCTGCTTTTAGAATTTGGTAGGCGAATTCCGGTAGCGACTCGACTCATGAGCGCCCATTTCCAGATCGAAGCCGATCCCGCCCGCGATCTCATCCGTATCCGTATGGGCGGCTTCTTCACGCCCGCCGACATCACTGCCTTCCTGCAAGCCCGCGAGGAAGCGCACGAGAAGCTCACCTGCGGGCGCAACCGGCATGTGACGCTGAACGACGTGCGCGACATGAAGATACAGTCGCAGGAAGCGGTCGATTCCTTCCGCGCGATGCTGTCCCAGCCCAGCCATGCCTCGCGGCGTCTCGCCTTCGTCGTCAGCCCGACGCTCGCCCGTTCGCAGTTGATGCGGGCAATAGACGCGCGTCATGCCCGGCTGTTCGAGGATCCCGCTTCGGCCGAAGCCTGGCTGTTCAGCGCGGATGCGGACGCCCGCGCCGCCTGAGCTTATCCGGAAGGCTTGTTCGCGCCCGCAACCACGGCATCGAACGCTGCCTTGGTCATCCCGATCAGCAGCCCCTTGCTGTTCACGCCGAACGCTTCGAGCGGCACCTCGACCTTGCCGCCGGGACTCACGACCACCGCTGCGGCCATGCTGACCGATTCGATCGTGCCGACCACCACGCCCTTCGAATCGCGCACCTCGGCTCCGGCGACGATATCCTCCGGCCTGGCCGCGCGCGCCCGGCTCGAACTGCTGCGGCGAGGCTGAGCGGTCGCGGCGTCGCGGGCGTTGTCGATATTCTTGGCGCGGTCATCGGGTCCGCGCAGATCGGGCGAATTCTCCGATCCGACCAGCACCGGATTGCCCGGCCCCTGCGCATGCGCCACGCCGCCGCCAATCGTCAGCGCAAAGACCAGCGCCAGCGCCTTCAGCATCTTCATGAGACCTCTCCTTTTACGAAGATGGTATCGCTAACACTGAGTATTGGCAATCGCGGCCAGGTCGAGAATCCCAACCGGCCGTCCCTGCCTAATCATCCTCGTCCTCGAACCCGGCAAGCTCCAGCGCCCGCGCCTTGATCTGCCGCTGGCGGCACCAGTGGACCAGCGCATCCTCGCGCCCATGCGTCACCCACACCTCCCTGGGCGCGACGTCCTGGATGGTGCGGGTCAGCTCGTCCCAGTCGGCATGATCGGAGAGGATGATCGGCAGCTCGACATTGCGCTGCCGCGCTCGCTGGCGCACCCGCATCCAGCCCGAGGCCATCGCCGTCACCGGATCGGGCAGCCGCCGCGACCAGCGATCGTTGAGCGCGCCGGGCGGGCACAGGATGATCCGCCCCGCCAGTTCGGCCTTGGCCACCCCGGTCGCGGGGCGCAGATCGCCCAGATCGACGCCATGCTCGACATAGAGGTCGCACAGCCGCTGCAGCGCGCCGTGGATGTAGATCGGATCGTCATACCCCATCACCCGAAGCTCGCGGATCACCCGCTGCGCCTTGCCCAGCGCATAGGCGCCGACCAGCACGCATCGCTCGGGAAAGGCGCGCAGCGAGGCGAGCAGCTTGGCCAGCTCGTCATGCGTCTCGGGATGGCGGAACACCGGAAGCCCGAAGGTCGCCTCGGTGATGAACACGTCGCACGGCGTTACTTCGAACGGCGCGCAGGTCGGGTCCTCGCGCCGCTTGTAGTCGCCCGAGACGATCACCCGCTCGCCGCGATGCTCCAGCACCACCTGCGCCGATCCC
The sequence above is drawn from the Sphingomonas sp. G-3-2-10 genome and encodes:
- a CDS encoding YdeI/OmpD-associated family protein; its protein translation is MAAVIVDPAKVREFADAAAFYDWLGKHHASEDEVWIKIHKVASGLESITPKEAIDVVLCWGWIDAIRKSLDERSFLQRYTPRTRKSIWSKINIDNVARLIAEGRMTEHGLREVDAAKADGRWDRAYGSGKDMKIPDDLQAAIDGVPEAKAMLAKLTEQNRFALAFRTHNMKTEAGRKKKIESFVEMLRRGETIYPQKAR
- a CDS encoding cupin domain-containing protein, with the translated sequence MRPILIACAALLLANLTPACAQSTIVRAAGGDRTSLGVGDIVPLSPSSAEKIAQIKLVEHPGYRTPLHVHERTDESFYVLAGSLTFHADGRTITLGPGDYVFIPRGTPHAQGNLTASDTVLLTTLVPGDFAAFFRARAELVRTAPPEHPDYGARMRALGKDHDIKLLGPTPF
- a CDS encoding NAD(P)H-binding protein, yielding MTRLLIAGATGLVGKLALERALADSRVTQVIAPTRRPIAPHEKLENVVVDFSDLPDSAAWWRVDGVICALGTTRAVAGSAAAFRAVDYDYPLAMARLARAHGATRFALTSSLGADPRSRLLYPRTKGELEVAVRQLDYPSLTILRPSVLGGLREPARAGERMAQIGFRILAPLLPRRLRVSPAGAVAACLIEAAIAGAPGVHVLHNQDMA
- a CDS encoding DUF4279 domain-containing protein, whose protein sequence is MGALHKSAASIGFFGDDLNPAEITAALGAEPDVGVRKGGLWKTASGTEKLAARGYWRIEGQRCEPGDLDGQINDLLDRLSDNFTAWRSFSERFRGRIFCGLFLASGNEGLTLRSDTLARMGERGLLLDIDIYGSDA
- a CDS encoding cold-shock protein gives rise to the protein MSFDRGRRGDRGGRGRDKRDGFGDDSYGGYSDRGGFGGGDRGGFGGGGDRFGGGGGGGGGGYRGGGGGGGFGGGGGGGFRGGGGGGGGMPPQVVGEATGVVKFFNAQKGFGFVVRDDGGEDVFVHISAVEQAGLTGLAEGQPMGFTLVDRGGRISATELKIDGEPLPVEDRGPPRDRDAGPGAPRGGAGGPQRQLTGEKATGTVKFFNAMKGFGFIQRDDGQPDAFVHISAVERAGMPTLNEGDRLEFELEVDRRGKYAAVNLTPGS
- a CDS encoding TerC family protein, encoding MDSLFELLASPAAWAALVTLIVMEVVLGIDNLIFISILSNKLPPEQRQKARRIGISLALVMRLGLLTMIAWIVGLTAPVFDLGITGPMGAHGEVAFETQFSWRDLILIAGGLFLVWKATKEIHHSVDTSDSGELLDKDKGSQVGLNFTSAIVQILLLDIVFSVDSILTAVGMTEHVEIMYIAVIVAVLTMLLAADPLANFINGNPTVVMLALGFLLMIGMVLIAEGFGAHIPKGYIYTAMAFSAGVECLNIWSRRSKAKKEAAAKDAGNH
- a CDS encoding ribonuclease D, producing the protein MTVHFHEEDIPEGLFAPGASIAVDTETMGLITMRDRLCVVQLSDGSGDEHLVRFGPHSTYDAPNLRAVLSDPERLKLYHFARFDLAAIRFYLGVTAGPVYCTKIASRLVRTYTDRHGLKDLARELVGAEISKQQQSSDWGGPELSDAQREYAASDVRYLHGMKEELDKRLEREGRTELAQACFEFLPFRAELDLAGWPETDIFAHV
- the lptC gene encoding LPS export ABC transporter periplasmic protein LptC, with the translated sequence MSEVADRLQSQRRAWAHPGSSHDKMVRGALYVLPVIIGVLSAFLVLSPLFSGGDVSFVLDKNKVDVASERLRIQAAEYRGEDAKGQAFKLTAGSAVQKSSAEPIVQLNDLAAQIAFPEGPANLRADKGRYDMARDQVAVDGPVSFKTSDGYTLETHDATVDLKTRRMQSGGAVTGRTPMGVFSGNKLTADLEQRTVRIDGNARLRIYPKRANRQK
- a CDS encoding LptA/OstA family protein gives rise to the protein MTLTASVPAAAQTRHDSSAPIDFASDHFELQDRQNRVLLTGNVRITQAEMTLTAARTTVTYTGQITDGSPSVSRLDASGGVTVSRPDQSARGQYAVYDLNRRVITMLGGVTLRQGPNVIQGARLSINLDSGRATIDGSGVGGSATPGSGVQNQGGRVTGRFSVPKRANDAPATPAPKQ
- the lptB gene encoding LPS export ABC transporter ATP-binding protein: MTDVASLETPIADVVPPPEKGLAVVSIAKSYDKRVVLTDVSMSVARGEVVGLLGPNGAGKTTSFYSVMGLVKPDSGRIMLDGEDITALPMYRRSILGLGYLPQETSIFRGLSVEKNILAVLELAEPDKSARQRRLDQLLEEFGLTRLRDAPAMALSGGERRRAEIARALAADPTIMLLDEPFAGIDPLSIADIRDLIKQLKQRDIGVLITDHNVRETLDIVDRGYIIYDGRVLFAGAPDDLVKDENVRRLYLGESFEL
- the rpoN gene encoding RNA polymerase factor sigma-54 — translated: MSLAPRLDLRQSQSLVMTPQLQQAIKLLALSNLEIETFIAEEIEKNPLLESQSGDDDGPRERDGDVAAELAAEREQDFDGDFDGDFAGGDALPDASQLLSTGGDANGEAALDVDFTAETFHHDSAADSIGGLDGGLGMAGTGGGGSEDGPDFDNFTDTSLSLADHLLTQAGQSVSGIDQFIAAHLIDQIDETGYLTVSLLEIANRLNVPLARVEDVLATIQTFDPTGVGARNLAECIALQAKEADRYDPCMARLIDNLELVARGDIARLRRICNVDDEDMADMIRELRNYDPKPGLRYGGEPTLAVTPDIFVAKRAGGWAVEINAATLPRVLVNRAYYVEVSAGPQDKNSKAWLSDMLASANWLVKALDQRQRTIIKVASEIVKQQEAFFLHGVAHLKPMTLRQVAEVIEMHESTVSRVTSNKYLSCARGLFELKYFFTSAIQSSDGGEAVSANAVKDAIRTLIAAESAKAILSDDTLVEMLNAKGFDIARRTVAKYREAMGIGSSVQRRRQKALEGVG
- a CDS encoding STAS/SEC14 domain-containing protein; its protein translation is MSAHFQIEADPARDLIRIRMGGFFTPADITAFLQAREEAHEKLTCGRNRHVTLNDVRDMKIQSQEAVDSFRAMLSQPSHASRRLAFVVSPTLARSQLMRAIDARHARLFEDPASAEAWLFSADADARAA
- a CDS encoding ligase-associated DNA damage response exonuclease; translation: MVKLGDWIDPQPSGIYIPAADAWVDPSQPVPRALVTHGHADHARGGHGEVWATPETLAIMEARYGPQTGRPVGYGEQIALGTVNVRFVPAGHVLGSAQVVLEHRGERVIVSGDYKRREDPTCAPFEVTPCDVFITEATFGLPVFRHPETHDELAKLLASLRAFPERCVLVGAYALGKAQRVIRELRVMGYDDPIYIHGALQRLCDLYVEHGVDLGDLRPATGVAKAELAGRIILCPPGALNDRWSRRLPDPVTAMASGWMRVRQRARQRNVELPIILSDHADWDELTRTIQDVAPREVWVTHGREDALVHWCRQRQIKARALELAGFEDEDD